The window tttaaatttaagcATAATATATTCAATGTATTGTTGCAACCTGATATAAGATGCATAGATTATAAATCTATTGACGGAAATATTGCTCATTACCTTTTTCTTACTAatgatatgatgttaaaatgatgattatAAAATATGATTACCGTTGTTCAATAGTTTTGCCCatcatatatattaacttttatttaatattttcgtaaagatgataataatttttttaattgttacatttttagttaattttcggcttatttgtattttaattataaaaatgacatgaaaaattatgttagaaaaataataaattataataatagaaGATATACATAACTAACACAaaagcatatataatataaattaatttttaatcctttttattcttgtaaattcattgatataaaataaatacatgaatatccaaaatttaaaataaatataatattaaggCACCTTTCAACTGTTATTCTATGACAATGTCAAAACGTAACGTTATGTATCTTATCAAAATATTTtagtaaaagatatatatacttatataaaattatatttaataattaactatTAGTATTTGatagtaataaaataatataaaagtaaaaatttaaaagacacATGTTGTCTAGATAAAAATCAAGCCAGATATCgaataataaaaactataattctattttaatatatcgGTGGATAGGGACTACGTAATTGTCGTACAAATCTTATCTTTATTAACAATTAACTATGTAGCTTGCTAATCACACCGTATATCAATCTATTAAGTCTCTTAATACACTGATTAACATTTAGTTgattaattctttttctttattttatcgGGTGATTTTTTCAAATGTCATGATCAAAATAaagattattaaaatatatttttttaattaaataactcATTGGTCGATAGAGAGCTCTGTCACCTCAATACTTAGTAGGTGGAGAAATCACTAACCAAACCTTCCGAAAACACGACATTAAATTGGATAAAAACTATATCCCCTCTACAAGACTCTAATCTTCTTCATTGGAAGACTTTATTTATGAAGTTTTTTAAAATGTCTTTCTTATATCTTGAACTTAAGACCTTCAGCATATAAAGTTGGTGCTTAACCACTTAGTTATAAttagaaataaaagaaaaaaagcacACTAGCTAAATATAATAGTTAACAGAAGGGGCAAAATGACTACTGAGCATCCTTATTAACTATACttgattataaaatatatatttattttttattttagttctGTTTCAATGTGTAATACAATAACTTTACTATTTTACTGCCAATGAGATAAAAACAATTTAATAAgagcataaatcattttccctttATAACAGCTCAATAACTAATTAAGTTTCTTCattgcattaattaattatggcGGTTAAAAGATCGGAGAGACAATTTCTCTATGAGGTCTTGAGTGAGGCCATCAAAGCAGGTGCGACGACTCTTTGCATTCCAGATACGGTTGGCTATAATTGGCCTCGTGAGTTCGGGCAACTAATTACTGACATAAAAGCTAACACCCTTGGTGTTGAGAATGTCATCATTGCTACTCACTGCCATAATGATCTTGGACTTGCTACTGCAAATACTTTGGAGGTATATATACAATTGTCACATTGTTAATAAATTTGTGTTAATATATAGGGGATGtaaatatgaggctgttaggttTTTAAACTTAAATGTCGGACctttacatattaattttttaaatcataaaaatcatcagGGCTCagatatttattcattaaacaataaataataaagtattAGTATGTAAGGGGTCTACACCTAAGCTTATGTGTCGGACAactttatattcccttttccctgaTATATATGCtaacatataaatttatatggATGGATTAATCCAGGGGGCTTATTCGGGTGCAAGGCAGTTGGAAGTAACGATAAACGGAATTGGAGAAAGAGCTGGCAATGCTTCTTTAGAAGAGGTATAGGGGTTTATTGTTCTTGATATATAGATGGATATTTATGGATGTTGAATTTCATGAGGTACACAAAGTTgcttttgttgataatgtaggTGGTAATGAGTATAAAAAGCAAAGGAGAATTATTGGGTGGCctatatacaaatattaatacAAAACATATAGTCAAGACTAGCAAGATGGtaagtaattatatatacttgtcAAATCCTTaatttcttctatatatatatagtttcattataaTAATTTAGTCTAATTTTGAGCTAGTAATTAAATTTGTGAATGTGTGTAAATTATATCTAGGTTGAAGAGTATAGTGGAATGCGGGTTCAACCACATAAGCCGATTGTTGGTGATAATGCTTTTGCTCATGAAAGTGGAATCCATCAAGTAATTGGTCTTCTTTAACTAATTATATACATGATTAATTGCTTACTTGCTTATTAGGAGTATTTGTTTGTGGTTAATAATTTTTATCggcattttatatatatatatatattgtgctTTATGTATCGTAGGATGGTGTCCTAAAGAACAAAACCACATATGAAATCATGTCTCCAGAAGATATCGGGCTTCACCGAACTAATGAATGTGGACTTACCCTTGGAAAACTTAGGTATATACGAtacaataaaaactaaatatctATGGTTTACTTTATATGGCATGTATTCGTTAAATGAATGTCGTCTACATCGGCTTTATTTGAACATCATTTGATGGTTATAATCTATCTAATCTAATCTTGATATAAATCTTGTTGAGCAGTGGACGACATGCTTTGAAAGCTAAACTTTTTGAGGTAAAATGCTAATTAATTAAACTCACTGATTTTTACATGAAGTAATAATTAGGGACACCTTTATTTGAACATTTGTTTTAATTATCAGCTTGGTTACAACTATGATGGAAAGGAACTTAATGACCTTTTTTGGCGCTTTAAATCTGTGGCTGAAATGAAAAAGGTATgtaacaaaaactatatattgttAATTGTTTCATGGTAGctatacttttgcttgttttgtTCATACTCTAATTGAGAAGTGTTTGTCCTATACATataggttataaccgatgatgaTCTTATAGCATTGATATCAAACTAACTATGTTGTCTTCCACAAGCAAGTGTGTACTGTAATCCGAGTTATCAATATATATGagtgatttattattatttttaatatatgtaagAGAGCTGTTATAGcaaaatctatatgtatatcgAATTGTTCATTCTTGTACGATCTAGCTAGCTTGATGTTTTATTTAGAGACCGCTTTAGATATTATAACATCTTGGTTAGATTGGATTTGTAAACTATCTGTTTCTATAAGAAAAACGGAATTTTGAGATACAAGTCTTTTACGACTACTCAATGTTGTCACCCAAAACGACATAAAAGAAGTTGTTTTCggaatttaaaagttaaattcaACTTTTGCAACCCATTGTCATCgctaaaggtttttttttttaaagtttatttttcataatcattaaatgataTGAATAAAGACATGATAACATATCTGATgatcttaaaattttaaaagtttaagaatGGAGAATTGGAGATTGTTCAATTTTGAATAAACATATGGCCAAATTCCTAATTAACCTTTTGTCTCGActacttcaaagttcaaacgaAACAACAAAACCAAAAGGTTTGTAACTTTGTCTCGTttccaaaaagaagaaaacagaAAGAGGGCCTTTACTTTATTTAGTCTTTTGCGGCCCAAGCGacttaaaatatgtttttatttttgacaatGTTTCATAAAGCCCAAAAACAAAGGTCTTCAGTGTTGATTTTTAAGTGTCGACAGTTGACCCTTTCGGCGTTTCCTTTTGTattgtcaaaatttaaatgaaaaccaaaaaacttTCTTAATTACATCGTGATTTTTAGGTTTAgagtatttttcttttcttaaaagtAAATGGAAAATATAATGATGAAAAggtaatgaaaaaataaaaataaaattggtttATAAACCACTAAAGAATAAATGTGTACATAATGTTACGATAACTTTTGATCAAACCTAAGCATTAGTTGATAGTAAAAGATTACTATATGATTCATAAAGTCACGTCACTTCGAAAAAATGATATAGTTATTGCTTTTACAATGAAAGAGGCCACAATCTAAcactaaaattataaatatacacatatttttGATATGCCATTTAAATCTATAGTTAAAAGGGAACTcttaataatcctcttaatGCAACTATCACTTCCCAAATATAATTCACTAATTCTCTCTTAGTCTtatcttttgattattttatatttcatgatcatattattataaggatttttaGAGAATTAATCATTTAGATTTTTTGATATACCTATTATAATAAAAAGCTTTATGTATTTGTAACTTATACATTTTAAAATTAACCGTTGGATTGTCTCTTTTTACACgatgtaaaattaaatttacaaacttttggtaacaattaaaagaaattgagaAGTATATTACATGGGTATACCTCTTAATGAAATTTGatcaacattatatatattctaaaaatCCATATGCAATGTAGAACTCTTTAAGCTTAATGTACAACcccttttaacttttaacaactcCAATTCAAGAAGACTGATTTCGCTGTTGGTCCAACCAAGAAAGATatgtgaattttttattttacaccataaacttttaacattttcaattttaaggCTTTAACATCACTTTGGTCTCTTTTCATTTGCACCCTCTAAAGTTATGATCTCAAACTTTTGCCTCAtatcaaagtttttgttttgaaactttTGACACAaaacttttgggttctcatAAAACCAAACAACTTTTACACATTTGCAGTTTTACCTTTAAACATCTGgttttaatgatattttttcGTTCCGCTATATATAAtggtatttaatatataataatttaaatcatTGTTACGCATTACGTTAATTTAACATTTAAAGTAAGAAATTTTATTACATCACCGTCGTCATAATGTCATTATTTGCATTAACATAGttaatttgtgtgtgtgtgtgtatgtttttgTTCTTTAATACATCTTACGAttcatattgtttttatatgttttatttctttatttatgtatatagcAACGATTACACGTTCTGTTTGTTGATTATTTAATCATGTTTATATCCAACACTTAAAAACCATGTCACGAAGCAACGCGAAGACAAATTTACTAGTTCCTAATTATATTTCAACATTTTGAAACAGTGACATCATAATTTCAAACCTTATCATATACTATCATACCGTCGTACACCCACTAAATCATCAAATTACTAAATTCAAAGTCAGTAttagataattaattaattacgtCTCaactttttgaaattatatgtatttatttatttaagtacTATATTCCAGTATACTACTAATTACTAAACTTCTATATCAGCCAAATATTTTTGACTTAACCCCTCATCTTTCACACCCAAAAAACAAAcgcaaaaaaaaacaaaaaaaaaacatacatacacACTCTGTATCTATAGTCTATACCCATGGCAACGGCGACGGCTACGACGGCGACGGCGACGGCGTATCTCCCCCACCACCAATCCTTTCTTCCACCGTcaaccacaaccaccaccatctttTTTCACAAACCCACATCCCAAAAACCCTTCAAAACCCTCTGCACATCCCGTCCAGAATACATCCCACACCACATTTCAAACCCAAAATACGTACGGATATTCGACACCACTCTCCGCGACGGCGAACAGTCTCCGGGAGCCACCATGACCACCAAAGAAAAACTCGACATTGCTAGACAGTTAGCTAAACTGGGTGTTGATATAATCGAAGCAGGTTTTCCTGCTTCTTCGGAAGCCGATTTAGAAGCTGTTAAACTTATAGCTAAAGAAGTTGGAAATCATAAAAATGGTGAGAATTCGGAAAATGGGTATTTGCCAGTTATTTGTGGGTTGGCTAGATGTAATAAGAATGACATTGATAAGGCTTGGGAAGCGGTGAAATATGCGAAATATCCGCGGATACATACGTTTATCGCGACGAGTGAGATACATATGGTTTATAAGCTGAAAATGAGTAAAGAGGAAGTTGTTGAGAAAGCTAGGAGTATGGTGGCTTATGCTAGAAGTTTGGGGTGTAATGATGTTGAGTTTAGTCCTGAAGATGCTGGAAggtatctatatgtatatatatatatatatatatagagtactGTATTTATTATGCATGTTGTATTTGATGGGGTTTGATTTTTGTGAATTAGTATTGTTATGGTTTAAGGATC is drawn from Erigeron canadensis isolate Cc75 chromosome 9, C_canadensis_v1, whole genome shotgun sequence and contains these coding sequences:
- the LOC122581939 gene encoding 2-isopropylmalate synthase A-like, producing MATSLSSHISNFFSSTVATTATTTTFAACSNSSLSYFKHSKTRPHKNTSILCSHNLNYIPNYIQDPNHIRIFDTTLRDGEQAPGASMSQKQKLAIASQLAILGVDIIEAGFPASNKADQETVELIAREVGNYSYDGRVPVISGLARCTRNDIDKAWEALKYAKFPRIHIFLATSEIHMRYKLKMSKEQVIENARKMVAYARSLGCNDVQFSPEDAGRSERQFLYEVLSEAIKAGATTLCIPDTVGYNWPREFGQLITDIKANTLGVENVIIATHCHNDLGLATANTLEGAYSGARQLEVTINGIGERAGNASLEEVVMSIKSKGELLGGLYTNINTKHIVKTSKMVEEYSGMRVQPHKPIVGDNAFAHESGIHQDGVLKNKTTYEIMSPEDIGLHRTNECGLTLGKLSGRHALKAKLFELGYNYDGKELNDLFWRFKSVAEMKKVITDDDLIALISN